GATATTGGGATTCGGAATGAGATTTGGGTTATAAATACTGTTGGATGTATTAACAAGATAGCTGAGCAATTGGTAAAGCTTGCCGAAAAATCGTTAGATACATCTGGTACGGATGGGGTTTTTCATTATCCACATCCATTTGGCTGTTCACAACTTGGTGATGATTTAGAAAATACTCAGAAGATCTTAAGAAATCTAGTGCAGCACCCTAATGCAGCAGGTGTACTTGTTTTAGGCTTAGGATGTGAAAATAACCATATTAAAGCATTTACAGATGTACTGGGTGAATTTGACGAAGAACGGGTAAAATTTTTGGCTGTACAAGAAGTTGAAGATGAATTAGATGAAGGAATTTCTATTATTGAAGACCTTATAGCTTATGCTAATCAATTTAAACGAGAACCTGTTTCGGTTTCAAAGTTAAAGGTGGGTCTAAAGTGTGGAGGTTCTGACGGACTTTCTGGCATAACAGCTAATCCGCTAGTAGGGGCATTTTCCGATAAAGTGATTGCACATGGAGGATCAACAGTTTTAACAGAAGTACCGGAAATGTTTGGAGCAGAGACGATCTTAATGGAACGTGCAGTAAATGAAGAAGTATTTTCTAAAACTGTTTCATTAGTAAATGACTTTAAGGAATATTTTATAAAACATGATCAAGTTGTTTATGAAAACCCTTCTCCTGGAAACAAGGAGGGTGGCATTACAACATTAGAGGAAAAATCTCTAGGATGTGTACAAAAGGGAGGCTTTTCTGAAGTTGTTGATGTTTTGCCATATGGTGGAAGAATAAATAAGCCCGGATTAACTCTACTTCAAGGACCTGGTAATGATTTAGTTTCTGTTACCTCACTTGCTGCATCTGGTGCACATGTTGTGTTATTTACGACTGGAAGAGGAACTCCCTTTGGTGGACCGGTTCCTACTGTGAAGATATCAACTAACAATAAACTTTTTGAAAAAAAGCGGAATTGGATTGATTTCAATGCAGGCGAACTCATTACAGGAAAAGATAAAGAAACATTAGCAGATGAATTATTTGAATATATCGTAAGACTTGCTTCTGGTGATGAGAAGGCACGGAATGAAGAGTTTGGATTTAAAGAGATTGCTATTTTTAAAGATGGCGTTATTTTATAACATTGTTTTTATCAGATGGGGAGGGAGTTCATGGAACAATTAAGTCGCAACATGTTACTTGAAAATCACCAGTTAACTGAAAGTATGGAAGTTAACTTAACAAATGATCTACCAGAACGTATTCTCCAATTTGGAGAAGGAAATTTCCTAAGAGGTTTCGTTGATTGGATGGTCAATGAAATGAATAAACAAGGAATTTTCAACGGTAGAGTTGTAGCAATTCAACCAACGCCACACGGAAAAGTTGTGCCAAAACTGAACGCACAGGATGGTCTTTATACACTTGTGCAACAAGGAATAAAAGATGGGAAAGAAGTTAATAAAAGCGAGGTTATTACTTCTATAAGTCGGGGAATCAATCCTTATGAAAATTGGAATGAAGTGCTAAAAGCTGCAGAATCTCCTTCTATACAGTTTGTCTTTTCAAATACAACTGAAGCTGGGTTAACGTATTTGGAGGAAGAGTTTATACCTGATGCTTCACCACATTCTTTCCCTGGGAAATTAACAGCGGTCCTTTATCATCGTTACAGAGTATTTAACGGTTCAGAGGATAGTGGACTTACAATAATACCTTGTGAGTTAGTAGAAGAAAATGCAAATGTTTTAAGGGAAATTGTCTTAAAGATAGCAAAGGATTGGGAGCTTCCACAAGACTTTATTCAATGGGTTGAACAGAATAATCGTTTTTGCAACACACTTGTGGACCGGATTGTTCCAGGTTATCCGAAGGGAAATATCGATACTTTCACGGAAACGTTAGGTTACGAAGATCAGCTTCTTACTGTTTGTGAACCATACCATTTATTTGTCATTGATGGGGATAAAGCGATAAGTGAGAGTATTCCGTTTCATGAAGCTGGTCTACAAGTCAAATGGGGAGATGTGACACCATACCGTCAATTAAAAGTTGGTTTATTGAATGCTCCTCATACAATGTTGTTTTCACTAGGGTATCTATCAGGGGTAAATACAGTTTATGAAGTAATGGTAAATCAGGAGCTATTTTCCTTTGTTGAAAATGCGATAAAGGATGAAATAAAAACAGTGCTTTCTTTTGAAACGAAAGTGTTGGATGATTTTGCAAACTCGGTACTTGACCGTTTTAAAAATCCTTTTGTAAAACACTATTTAGTCGACCTTGGTCAAAATGCAGTATCTAAATATAAAGCAAGAGTTCTACCTATTTTCTTTGAACATCTAGATAAAGAAAATAAATTACCGGTTCATATGGTGTTTTCTCTTAGTGGATTAATTTCCTATTATCAACCAATCAGAGTTGATGGGGATGAACATATGGTTGGAATAAGAGATCTTCAGGAATATCAAATTCGTGACAGCAAAGATGCGATCAAGACGTTTTCCGAGGCGTGGAATCAAAATGATGGAACAGAGGAATCTCTTACTGAAGTGGTTTCAATCATATTATCTGATGAAAAGCTATGGGGTCGAAGTTTAGTGGAAATTTCTCTTCTTAAGGATATGGTTATTAATTACCTAGAAGATATTGTTACGGATGGAGTTCAAAAGAGCCTTGAGAAATTTTATCTGAAAAATTGATAGTTAGGTACATTACGAAGGAAAACGAAGGACGGTGGGAGAAATGAAAGACTTTATGGGAGAAGACTTTTTACTATCAACGAATACTGCGGTGGAGTTATATCATAAATATGCGAAGGAAATGCCGATTATTGATTACCATTGTCATCTTAGTCCTAAAGAAATTTATGAAAATAAGAGATTTAAAAATATAACAGAAGCTTGGTTATATGGTGATCATTATAAGTGGAGAGCGATGAG
This genomic stretch from Metabacillus sp. B2-18 harbors:
- a CDS encoding UxaA family hydrolase; its protein translation is MSETVFAHVDERDNVLVALKNFSKGDEIKFLGHSLVLQDDISVGHKIALIDIRAGEDVLKYGFPIGEAKKDISSGQWVHTHNVQTKLEGTLEYSYKPRKQKNSTGTTKTRTFQGYVRKNGDIGIRNEIWVINTVGCINKIAEQLVKLAEKSLDTSGTDGVFHYPHPFGCSQLGDDLENTQKILRNLVQHPNAAGVLVLGLGCENNHIKAFTDVLGEFDEERVKFLAVQEVEDELDEGISIIEDLIAYANQFKREPVSVSKLKVGLKCGGSDGLSGITANPLVGAFSDKVIAHGGSTVLTEVPEMFGAETILMERAVNEEVFSKTVSLVNDFKEYFIKHDQVVYENPSPGNKEGGITTLEEKSLGCVQKGGFSEVVDVLPYGGRINKPGLTLLQGPGNDLVSVTSLAASGAHVVLFTTGRGTPFGGPVPTVKISTNNKLFEKKRNWIDFNAGELITGKDKETLADELFEYIVRLASGDEKARNEEFGFKEIAIFKDGVIL
- a CDS encoding tagaturonate reductase codes for the protein MEQLSRNMLLENHQLTESMEVNLTNDLPERILQFGEGNFLRGFVDWMVNEMNKQGIFNGRVVAIQPTPHGKVVPKLNAQDGLYTLVQQGIKDGKEVNKSEVITSISRGINPYENWNEVLKAAESPSIQFVFSNTTEAGLTYLEEEFIPDASPHSFPGKLTAVLYHRYRVFNGSEDSGLTIIPCELVEENANVLREIVLKIAKDWELPQDFIQWVEQNNRFCNTLVDRIVPGYPKGNIDTFTETLGYEDQLLTVCEPYHLFVIDGDKAISESIPFHEAGLQVKWGDVTPYRQLKVGLLNAPHTMLFSLGYLSGVNTVYEVMVNQELFSFVENAIKDEIKTVLSFETKVLDDFANSVLDRFKNPFVKHYLVDLGQNAVSKYKARVLPIFFEHLDKENKLPVHMVFSLSGLISYYQPIRVDGDEHMVGIRDLQEYQIRDSKDAIKTFSEAWNQNDGTEESLTEVVSIILSDEKLWGRSLVEISLLKDMVINYLEDIVTDGVQKSLEKFYLKN